Proteins encoded together in one Bradyrhizobium sp. CB82 window:
- a CDS encoding L,D-transpeptidase — protein MNRFFAAPIAAIAILTIGAGGASAAGMFDFTGTSSTGYLGGGASPIPRSTVMYPTNYAPGTIVINTGERRLYLVLGGGQALRYGIGVGRDGFRWGGVHRISAKKEWPDWTPPSQMLARRPDLPRHMRGGIENPLGARAMYLGSTLYRIHGSNEPETIGQAVSSGCFRMTNDDVTDLYGRVSVGTTVVVLNN, from the coding sequence ATGAACCGGTTTTTTGCCGCACCGATTGCCGCAATCGCGATCCTGACCATCGGCGCAGGCGGCGCGTCCGCGGCGGGGATGTTCGACTTCACCGGCACCAGCTCCACCGGCTATCTCGGCGGCGGGGCGAGCCCGATCCCCCGCAGCACCGTCATGTATCCCACCAATTACGCCCCCGGAACGATCGTGATAAACACGGGCGAGCGGCGGCTTTACCTGGTGCTGGGAGGCGGCCAGGCGCTGCGCTACGGCATCGGGGTTGGTCGCGACGGTTTTCGCTGGGGCGGCGTGCATCGCATCAGCGCCAAGAAGGAGTGGCCGGACTGGACGCCGCCTTCGCAGATGCTGGCCCGCCGGCCGGACCTGCCGCGCCACATGCGCGGCGGTATCGAGAACCCGCTCGGCGCCCGCGCCATGTATCTGGGCTCGACGCTCTACCGCATTCACGGCTCCAATGAGCCGGAGACGATCGGACAGGCGGTCTCCTCCGGCTGCTTCCGCATGACCAATGACGACGTGACCGACCTCTATGGCCGCGTTTCGGTCGGCACCACCGTCGTCGTCCTGAACAACTAG
- a CDS encoding M48 family metallopeptidase, translated as MSELSGQLEVAHEAGSPAVYFDGISSRRRKVTLGLDDQLEIREQGEAPTRWAYADIRRADSPPGVLRLSCTTAPPLARLELRDAALSRAITARCLRLDEHRASRRGVAKIVGWSLAAAVSIVTVILFGVPLAADRLAPLVPEPLERRIGDAAEVQVKAVFGGRLCDEPAGQVAFTKLMKRLRDAAGLDDAVKSAVLPTAVPNAFALPGGKVYLLSGLLNKADNVDEIAGVLAHELGHLKHHDNMRGLIYNGGTSFLIGLLFGDVTGSSAVIFASRSVVEASYSREAETAADSFAIDVMHALGRSPKPAAKLMFRITGKEGGSGFTILASHPLTEDRLARMSKEDRPASGEPLLTAEEWVALKGICGGGKV; from the coding sequence GTGAGCGAATTGTCCGGACAGCTCGAGGTTGCGCACGAAGCCGGTTCGCCGGCCGTCTATTTCGACGGCATCTCGAGCCGCCGCCGCAAGGTTACGCTCGGGCTCGACGACCAGCTCGAAATCCGTGAACAGGGCGAAGCGCCGACGCGCTGGGCCTATGCCGACATCCGCCGCGCCGACAGTCCGCCCGGCGTTTTGCGCCTGTCCTGCACCACGGCGCCGCCTCTGGCGCGGCTCGAGTTGCGCGACGCGGCCCTTAGCCGCGCGATCACCGCGCGTTGCCTGCGGCTCGACGAGCACCGGGCGAGCCGCCGCGGCGTCGCAAAGATCGTCGGCTGGTCGCTGGCTGCGGCGGTGTCCATCGTCACGGTCATCCTGTTCGGTGTGCCGCTCGCGGCCGACCGGCTTGCACCGTTGGTGCCGGAGCCGCTGGAGCGGCGGATCGGCGATGCCGCCGAGGTGCAGGTCAAGGCGGTGTTCGGTGGCCGCCTCTGCGACGAGCCGGCGGGGCAGGTGGCGTTCACAAAACTCATGAAGCGCCTGCGCGACGCAGCCGGCCTCGATGACGCCGTGAAGTCGGCGGTGCTGCCGACCGCGGTGCCCAATGCCTTCGCACTGCCCGGCGGAAAGGTCTATCTGCTCAGCGGACTGCTCAACAAGGCCGACAATGTCGACGAGATCGCCGGCGTGCTCGCGCACGAGCTCGGTCACCTCAAGCATCACGACAACATGCGCGGCCTCATCTACAACGGCGGCACCTCGTTCCTGATCGGGCTGCTGTTCGGCGACGTCACCGGCTCGAGCGCCGTGATCTTCGCCTCGCGCAGCGTGGTCGAAGCCTCCTATTCGCGCGAGGCCGAGACGGCGGCCGACAGCTTCGCGATCGACGTGATGCACGCGCTTGGCCGCTCGCCAAAACCCGCGGCCAAATTGATGTTCCGCATCACGGGCAAGGAAGGCGGCAGCGGCTTTACGATCCTCGCCAGTCATCCGCTGACCGAAGATCGCCTCGCCCGCATGAGCAAAGAGGACCGCCCCGCCAGCGGCGAGCCGCTGCTGACCGCGGAGGAGTGGGTGGCGCTGAAGGGTATTTGCGGCGGCGGGAAGGTCTAA
- a CDS encoding acetolactate synthase large subunit, with product MNGAESLVRTLVKGGVDICFTNPGTSEMHFVAALDRVPGMRCVLGLFEGVVTGAADGYYRMKGTPASTLLHLGPGLANGLANLHNAKKAHSGIVNIVGQHAGYHIGYNAPLTSDIEGLARPMSSWVRTSPDARSVAADGAAAIAAAKSSPAQIATLILPADTAWNEADGLAEVPAEKQRPSYSPQAVEHAAKILRNDGSRTLLLMVGSALSEQGLALAQRIAGKTGCQVMGPTFRPRMARGRGRFSIDRIPYVIDQALPLLKDFRHIILVEANDPVAFFAYPNKPSLLKPEGCEVHRMTDWGENSVAALEALAGALHATSHDVKPQKLQELLKPTGALNFTTIAQAIAYAIPENAILIDESLTTGRGFFPPTAAAAPHDWIQNMGGSIGFSTPLSIGAAIACPDRKVMCMVGDGSAMYTIQSLWTQAREGLDIVTIVFANRIYQILRGEFDGVGAGEPGQRATDMLRLDRPTLDFVALAKGMGVPGRAVTNADELNKALAEAVAEPGPRLIEVVM from the coding sequence ATGAACGGTGCGGAAAGTCTGGTGCGGACGCTGGTCAAGGGCGGGGTCGACATCTGCTTCACCAATCCCGGGACGTCCGAGATGCACTTTGTTGCGGCGCTCGACCGCGTTCCCGGCATGCGCTGCGTGCTCGGCCTGTTCGAGGGCGTGGTGACGGGCGCGGCCGACGGCTATTACCGCATGAAGGGCACGCCCGCCTCGACGCTGCTGCACCTCGGCCCCGGCCTCGCCAACGGTCTTGCGAACTTGCACAACGCCAAGAAGGCGCATTCCGGCATCGTCAACATCGTCGGCCAGCACGCCGGCTACCACATCGGCTACAATGCGCCGCTCACCTCCGACATCGAGGGCCTGGCGCGGCCGATGTCGTCCTGGGTGCGGACGTCGCCGGATGCCAGGTCGGTCGCCGCCGATGGCGCCGCCGCAATCGCGGCCGCCAAGAGCTCGCCGGCGCAGATCGCGACCCTGATCCTGCCGGCCGACACCGCCTGGAACGAGGCCGACGGCCTCGCCGAGGTGCCGGCCGAGAAGCAGCGCCCGTCCTATTCGCCGCAGGCGGTCGAGCATGCTGCCAAGATCCTGCGCAATGACGGCAGCCGCACGCTGCTGTTGATGGTCGGCAGTGCGCTGAGCGAGCAGGGCCTCGCGCTGGCGCAGCGCATCGCCGGCAAGACCGGATGCCAGGTGATGGGCCCGACTTTCCGCCCGCGCATGGCGCGCGGCCGCGGCCGCTTCTCGATCGACCGCATTCCCTATGTGATCGACCAGGCGCTGCCGCTGCTGAAGGATTTCCGTCACATCATCCTGGTCGAGGCCAACGATCCCGTCGCGTTCTTCGCCTATCCGAACAAGCCGAGCCTTTTGAAGCCCGAGGGCTGCGAGGTTCATCGCATGACCGACTGGGGCGAGAACTCGGTCGCGGCGCTCGAAGCGCTCGCCGGCGCGCTGCATGCGACCTCGCACGACGTCAAGCCGCAAAAGCTCCAGGAACTGCTCAAGCCGACCGGCGCGCTCAATTTCACGACCATCGCGCAGGCGATTGCCTATGCGATCCCCGAGAATGCGATCCTCATCGATGAATCGCTCACCACCGGGCGTGGCTTCTTCCCGCCGACCGCGGCTGCGGCACCGCACGACTGGATCCAGAACATGGGCGGCTCGATCGGCTTTTCGACGCCGCTCTCGATCGGTGCTGCGATCGCCTGTCCTGATCGTAAAGTCATGTGCATGGTGGGCGACGGCAGCGCGATGTACACGATCCAGTCGCTGTGGACGCAGGCGCGCGAAGGCCTCGACATCGTCACCATCGTGTTCGCCAACCGCATCTACCAGATCCTGCGCGGTGAATTCGACGGCGTCGGCGCCGGCGAGCCCGGTCAGCGCGCGACCGACATGCTCAGGCTCGATCGCCCGACCCTCGACTTCGTGGCGCTGGCGAAGGGCATGGGCGTGCCGGGCCGCGCTGTCACCAACGCCGACGAGCTCAACAAGGCGCTTGCGGAAGCTGTCGCCGAGCCGGGGCCGCGGCTGATCGAAGTCGTGATGTGA
- a CDS encoding DUF2927 domain-containing protein yields MIASRPLSHLSRAILLALLGCAVDVGANAGAGGELPAIVSRQRSEKKIFTDSEIVDGFLKTSFGAEYHLAGRVDRIRKFDAPVRVFAESDGRADRKAQLAKVVADIARRVQHLDIAMTDDAEAANVRVKLVRDRDLYRTISTFYGAEKARDIRSSLDPQCLSGFRKNEKFEIEHSDVILTVDNGDFVFLDCAYEELLQSLGPINDTASVPWTMFNDNVSMGFFDVYDQYILNLLYDPRIKAGMTVLEVRSVLPEVLADVRAWVKQVNNLAE; encoded by the coding sequence ATGATCGCATCGCGCCCGCTTTCGCATCTCTCGCGCGCCATCCTGCTTGCCTTGCTCGGCTGCGCCGTCGACGTCGGCGCGAACGCAGGCGCAGGGGGCGAGCTGCCGGCGATCGTCTCGCGCCAGCGCAGCGAGAAGAAGATATTCACCGACAGCGAGATCGTCGACGGTTTCCTCAAGACCTCGTTCGGCGCCGAATATCACCTCGCCGGCCGCGTCGACCGCATCCGCAAATTCGATGCGCCGGTGCGCGTCTTCGCCGAGAGCGATGGCCGCGCCGACCGCAAGGCGCAGCTCGCCAAGGTCGTCGCCGATATTGCCAGGCGCGTGCAGCATCTCGACATCGCCATGACCGACGATGCGGAAGCCGCCAATGTCCGCGTCAAGCTGGTGCGCGACCGCGACCTCTATCGCACCATCTCGACCTTCTATGGCGCGGAGAAGGCGCGCGACATCCGCTCCTCGCTCGATCCGCAATGTCTCTCCGGCTTCCGCAAGAACGAGAAGTTCGAAATCGAGCATTCCGACGTCATCCTGACGGTCGACAATGGCGACTTCGTCTTTCTGGACTGCGCCTATGAGGAACTCTTGCAATCACTCGGGCCCATCAACGACACCGCGAGCGTGCCATGGACCATGTTCAACGACAATGTGTCGATGGGGTTTTTCGACGTCTATGATCAGTACATCCTCAATCTGCTCTATGATCCGCGCATCAAGGCAGGCATGACGGTACTGGAGGTCCGCAGCGTGCTGCCCGAGGTGCTCGCCGACGTGCGGGCCTGGGTGAAGCAGGTGAATAATCTGGCGGAGTGA
- a CDS encoding cytochrome P450 yields the protein MHGTIESTVTRESLHERAASLPLEQFDPGHPELFRTDTFWPYFDRLRREDPVHYCKDSMFGPYWSVTRYNDIMEIETNHSVFSSAASLGGITIRDIDPDLRRESFIAMDPPRHAAQRKTVAPMFTPTHLDELALNIRKRSAECLDDLPRGEQFDWVDRVSIELTTQMLAVLFDFPWEDRRKLTRWSDVATTIPGSGGLVATEDQRQAELLECATYFSRLWKERIAQPPKSDLLSMLAHGAATRDMDAKNFLGNLILLIVGGNDTTRNTMSGSIYALSQHPEQYRKLRENPALLDSFVPEVIRWQTPLAHMRRTALADFEFRGKQIKKGDKVVMWYVSGNRDEEAIEKPYEFIIDRARPRTHLSFGFGIHRCVGLRLAELQLKIIWEEILKRFDHIDVVGEPKRVYSSFVKGYETLPVRIAA from the coding sequence ATGCATGGGACCATCGAGAGCACAGTCACGCGCGAAAGCTTGCATGAGCGGGCCGCGTCGCTGCCGCTGGAGCAGTTCGATCCTGGCCATCCCGAACTGTTCAGGACCGATACGTTCTGGCCCTATTTCGACCGCCTGCGCCGCGAAGACCCCGTACACTATTGCAAGGATTCGATGTTCGGCCCGTACTGGTCGGTGACCCGGTACAACGACATCATGGAGATCGAGACCAACCATTCGGTGTTCTCCTCCGCCGCTTCGCTCGGCGGCATCACCATCCGCGACATCGATCCCGACCTCCGCCGCGAGAGCTTCATTGCCATGGACCCGCCGCGTCATGCAGCCCAGCGCAAGACCGTGGCGCCGATGTTCACGCCGACCCATCTGGACGAGCTCGCGCTCAACATCCGCAAGCGCTCGGCCGAATGCCTGGACGATCTGCCACGCGGTGAGCAGTTCGACTGGGTCGACCGCGTCTCGATCGAGCTCACCACGCAGATGCTCGCGGTGCTCTTCGACTTCCCGTGGGAAGACCGCCGCAAGCTGACGCGCTGGTCGGATGTCGCGACCACCATTCCCGGCTCCGGCGGTCTCGTCGCCACCGAGGACCAGCGGCAGGCCGAGCTCCTGGAATGCGCGACTTACTTTTCGCGGCTGTGGAAGGAGCGCATCGCGCAGCCGCCGAAGAGCGATCTGCTCTCGATGCTGGCGCATGGCGCGGCCACGCGCGACATGGACGCCAAGAATTTTCTTGGCAACCTGATCCTGCTGATCGTCGGCGGCAACGACACCACTCGCAACACCATGTCGGGCTCGATCTACGCGCTCAGCCAGCATCCGGAGCAGTACCGCAAGCTGCGCGAAAATCCCGCGCTGCTCGACAGTTTCGTCCCTGAAGTGATCCGCTGGCAGACGCCGCTCGCCCATATGCGCCGCACGGCGCTTGCCGATTTCGAGTTTCGCGGCAAGCAAATCAAGAAGGGTGACAAGGTCGTGATGTGGTACGTCTCGGGCAACCGTGACGAGGAGGCGATCGAGAAGCCCTACGAATTCATCATTGACCGCGCCCGGCCGCGCACGCATCTCTCCTTCGGCTTCGGGATCCACCGCTGCGTGGGCCTCAGGCTCGCGGAGCTGCAATTGAAGATCATCTGGGAAGAGATTTTGAAGCGCTTCGATCATATCGACGTGGTCGGCGAACCCAAGCGGGTATATTCGAGTTTCGTCAAGGGTTACGAGACGTTGCCGGTCAGGATTGCGGCGTGA
- a CDS encoding YjgN family protein codes for MNDLQWAPIGPPSPVSPPPLPPAQIDFTGDRGEFRRMVTRGAALELVTFGFYRFWLVTDIRRHLWSNTSVDGDAAEYTGRGKELLIGFLFALAILVPIYLGYFLVGIEAERWQGFASTPLFIAFYAFGQFAIFRARRYRLTRTVWRGVRFWMDGSGWAYSLRAMLWGLLVFLTLGLALPWREASLERYKMRHSHYGDLSGDFEATGWEFFKRGWWLWLLTPLAIVVPLLAPFFYAEFKAREWRWWLAGIRIGGVSLSSKLPHDAFYGLYWKVVGWSLLLFTLLGSWIAGCTALVMRLTDKSIEQLFGPKAGTSIPLLVLMAVGYLATALAFNVVMRVYLQRDLWVKVLETTHVHDIEAAANVKASGELASALGEGFADGLDVAGF; via the coding sequence ATGAATGACTTGCAGTGGGCTCCGATCGGCCCGCCCAGCCCGGTTTCGCCGCCGCCATTGCCGCCGGCGCAGATCGACTTCACCGGCGACCGCGGCGAGTTTCGCCGGATGGTCACCAGGGGCGCAGCGCTCGAGCTCGTCACCTTCGGCTTCTACCGCTTCTGGCTCGTTACCGACATTCGCCGGCATCTCTGGTCGAATACCTCGGTCGACGGCGATGCCGCCGAATATACCGGGCGGGGCAAGGAGCTCCTGATCGGCTTCCTGTTTGCGCTGGCGATCCTGGTGCCGATCTATCTCGGCTATTTCCTCGTCGGCATCGAGGCCGAACGCTGGCAGGGATTTGCCTCGACGCCGCTGTTCATCGCCTTCTACGCCTTCGGTCAGTTCGCGATCTTTCGCGCACGGCGCTATCGCCTCACGCGCACGGTGTGGCGCGGCGTGCGCTTCTGGATGGACGGATCGGGCTGGGCTTATTCGCTCCGCGCCATGCTCTGGGGCCTGCTCGTGTTCCTGACGCTCGGCCTTGCCTTGCCGTGGCGCGAGGCCTCGCTCGAACGCTACAAGATGCGGCATTCCCATTACGGCGACCTTTCCGGCGATTTCGAAGCGACCGGCTGGGAGTTCTTCAAGCGCGGTTGGTGGCTGTGGCTGCTGACGCCACTGGCGATTGTCGTCCCGCTGCTCGCACCTTTCTTCTATGCCGAGTTCAAGGCGCGTGAATGGCGCTGGTGGCTGGCGGGCATCCGCATCGGTGGCGTGAGCCTCTCCTCGAAGCTGCCGCATGACGCGTTCTACGGCCTCTACTGGAAAGTGGTCGGCTGGTCCCTGCTGCTGTTCACGCTGCTTGGATCCTGGATCGCCGGATGCACCGCGCTCGTCATGAGGCTCACGGACAAGTCGATCGAGCAGCTGTTCGGGCCCAAGGCAGGCACGAGCATTCCGCTGCTCGTGTTGATGGCGGTCGGCTATCTTGCCACGGCGCTTGCATTCAACGTCGTGATGCGCGTCTATCTCCAGCGGGACCTCTGGGTGAAAGTGCTCGAGACGACGCATGTGCATGACATCGAGGCGGCTGCGAACGTCAAGGCCAGTGGCGAACTCGCCAGCGCGCTGGGCGAGGGCTTTGCCGACGGGCTGGACGTTGCGGGCTTCTAG
- a CDS encoding DUF3551 domain-containing protein — translation MLHLLILTGATMLAIAPAAAQRYDPRYPVCLQSWHARGLTVIDCSYVSIAQCRATASGLAAMCQENPYWQGSPGRSSRQQGRDY, via the coding sequence ATGCTTCATTTGCTGATCCTGACGGGCGCTACGATGCTGGCGATTGCCCCAGCCGCGGCGCAACGCTACGACCCGCGCTACCCGGTGTGCCTGCAGTCATGGCATGCGCGCGGCCTCACCGTCATCGATTGCAGCTATGTTTCGATAGCGCAGTGCCGGGCGACGGCCTCGGGACTTGCGGCCATGTGCCAGGAGAACCCGTATTGGCAGGGATCGCCAGGACGCAGTTCGCGGCAGCAAGGTCGCGACTATTAG